A section of the Paenibacillus aurantius genome encodes:
- a CDS encoding GNAT family N-acetyltransferase has translation MRRPDMFRKIERMAARTWPPEKEVELGAWRLRASRGVTKRANSVLTAGDYPEGDWLAAAEAFYREQGLPSQFQVSSGSPEGLDAHLEQLGYEKIVPCWVMTARTETINRNLGRSTAGFETDIQMDMQEEWLDRFLDMEEFPDSRRPVYERMFRSIQPTKGFFLVLLEGETVGMAAAVAEDGWAGWINVVADQRYRRMGIGTEIARALTQWSLAQGAEHTYLQVIEDNEPAVRLYRKAGFERLYDYHYRVKSE, from the coding sequence ATGAGACGTCCCGACATGTTTCGCAAGATCGAAAGAATGGCCGCAAGAACATGGCCCCCGGAAAAGGAGGTGGAGCTTGGCGCCTGGAGGCTCCGGGCTTCAAGAGGAGTAACCAAAAGAGCCAACAGCGTTCTGACGGCCGGCGACTATCCCGAAGGAGATTGGCTGGCCGCGGCGGAAGCCTTTTACCGGGAGCAGGGGCTTCCGTCCCAGTTTCAGGTTAGCAGCGGATCCCCTGAGGGGCTGGACGCCCATTTGGAACAGCTCGGGTATGAGAAGATTGTCCCCTGCTGGGTCATGACTGCTCGAACAGAGACGATTAACCGAAATCTGGGCCGTTCGACCGCCGGTTTCGAGACCGATATTCAAATGGACATGCAGGAGGAGTGGCTTGACCGGTTTCTGGATATGGAAGAATTCCCGGACAGCCGCCGGCCGGTCTATGAACGCATGTTCCGTTCCATTCAACCTACCAAGGGCTTCTTTCTCGTTCTTCTGGAAGGCGAGACGGTGGGCATGGCGGCGGCTGTTGCCGAGGACGGCTGGGCCGGCTGGATCAATGTGGTGGCCGATCAACGGTATCGCCGGATGGGCATCGGTACCGAGATTGCCCGCGCATTGACGCAGTGGAGCCTCGCCCAAGGGGCGGAGCATACCTACCTGCAGGTAATAGAAGACAACGAGCCCGCTGTCCGGCTCTACCGGAAAGCGGGCTTCGAACGGCTGTATGATTACCACTACCGGGTTAAGAGCGAATGA
- a CDS encoding alpha/beta hydrolase has product MSDRACLLLHGFTGGAYEVHPLARHLHDGGWDCFTPTLPGHGGDLRKLKNVSRRDWLKAAEEEADKLAGRYGRFDLVGFSMGGLIAAYLANRYPVRRLVFLNAAVYYVSPARLARDVYRQWRKGDTSYYRRKERTPLPAVVQFMRLVRELKPEFDEVTASTLIVQGARDQIVHPYSARYIHKRLKGDKELHFFPESRHIICTDVEAREVFTRVEGFLGRETRGDGRPLSGIGHG; this is encoded by the coding sequence TTGAGTGACCGCGCATGCCTGCTGCTGCATGGATTTACGGGGGGAGCCTACGAGGTACATCCCCTTGCCCGCCACCTGCATGATGGGGGATGGGATTGCTTCACGCCGACGCTTCCCGGGCACGGGGGCGATCTTAGAAAGCTGAAGAACGTGTCCCGCAGAGATTGGCTGAAGGCCGCTGAAGAGGAAGCGGATAAGCTGGCCGGACGGTACGGGAGGTTCGATTTGGTCGGCTTCTCCATGGGTGGCCTGATTGCCGCTTATTTGGCCAACCGGTATCCGGTCCGCCGCCTGGTGTTCTTGAATGCCGCCGTCTACTATGTAAGCCCGGCCCGGCTCGCCCGTGATGTGTACCGGCAATGGCGCAAAGGGGACACTTCCTATTACCGCCGCAAGGAACGCACTCCGCTGCCGGCCGTTGTCCAGTTCATGCGGCTCGTCCGCGAGCTTAAACCCGAATTTGACGAAGTGACCGCTTCGACCTTAATTGTTCAAGGCGCCCGCGATCAAATCGTTCATCCCTACAGCGCCCGTTATATTCATAAACGCCTCAAGGGGGATAAGGAGCTTCACTTCTTTCCGGAGTCCCGTCATATCATCTGCACGGATGTGGAAGCCAGGGAAGTGTTTACCCGTGTGGAAGGGTTTCTGGGCAGGGAAACGCGGGGAGACGGAAGGCCCCTTTCGGGTATTGGCCATGGGTAA
- a CDS encoding peptidylprolyl isomerase yields the protein MRKVRLASMVGLLVLAGLLASGCGQAKNEGSAGGSAPPSQSSGGQAAGKSWSKAPEMKIDQNKSYQAQVDTSKGSFTIDLFAKEAPITVNNFVFLAKENFYNGITFHRIIKEFMVQTGDPLGTGAGGPGYTIKDERNMTHSKYDEGIVAMARTRAPNSAGSQFFICTGPSCAGLNAQPDYAIFGKVSQGMDTVQKIASTPVKMAQGSPDQTPSQPTEKVTINSVKIIEK from the coding sequence ATGAGGAAGGTTCGATTAGCAAGTATGGTTGGCCTGCTGGTGCTGGCGGGACTTTTAGCCTCCGGCTGCGGACAGGCTAAGAACGAGGGGAGTGCGGGAGGGAGTGCGCCGCCATCCCAATCCAGCGGAGGACAAGCCGCAGGCAAGAGCTGGTCGAAAGCGCCCGAGATGAAGATTGACCAGAACAAGAGCTACCAGGCCCAGGTCGATACATCCAAAGGAAGCTTCACTATTGATTTATTTGCCAAGGAAGCACCGATTACGGTGAACAACTTTGTTTTCTTGGCGAAGGAAAATTTCTATAACGGAATTACGTTTCACCGCATCATTAAAGAGTTTATGGTACAGACGGGGGATCCTCTCGGCACGGGAGCCGGCGGACCGGGTTATACGATCAAGGACGAGCGCAACATGACGCACAGCAAGTATGACGAGGGCATCGTGGCGATGGCCCGGACCCGGGCTCCGAACTCGGCAGGAAGCCAATTTTTTATATGCACGGGACCTTCCTGCGCCGGCCTGAATGCCCAGCCGGATTACGCCATTTTCGGCAAGGTAAGCCAGGGCATGGATACGGTTCAGAAAATCGCGTCGACTCCTGTAAAGATGGCGCAGGGCTCCCCGGATCAAACGCCCAGCCAGCCTACGGAGAAGGTAACCATCAACTCGGTCAAAATTATTGAAAAATAA
- a CDS encoding YdcF family protein has protein sequence MGKRGRAWRKPAAILVLLAVLWTGYIQWRIYHLETEPLTGKSDVGIVLGASLWKDEPSPGLKERLDHAYRLYREGRFAVFLVSGGLDANGATITEAEGMRRYLLAKGVPEQAVLTETKSTSTYENLRFSQAIMKASGLKSSIVITHAYHGARSEDIARYLRMEPFQVSVCGSTVLNMAWHKSRETLAFTKWELQKLGMFIRS, from the coding sequence ATGGGTAAACGGGGAAGAGCTTGGAGGAAGCCGGCGGCCATCCTCGTCCTTCTCGCTGTCCTATGGACAGGTTATATCCAGTGGCGGATCTATCACCTGGAAACCGAACCCCTGACGGGAAAAAGTGATGTAGGCATTGTTCTTGGAGCGTCCTTATGGAAGGATGAGCCCAGTCCGGGCTTGAAGGAAAGATTGGATCACGCTTACCGCCTGTACCGGGAAGGCCGGTTCGCCGTCTTCCTCGTATCAGGCGGGCTAGATGCGAACGGAGCGACCATCACGGAAGCCGAAGGCATGAGAAGGTATTTACTAGCGAAGGGAGTTCCGGAACAAGCCGTTCTAACCGAAACGAAGAGCACCTCCACCTACGAGAATTTACGGTTTTCCCAAGCCATTATGAAGGCGTCCGGCTTGAAAAGCTCCATCGTTATTACGCATGCTTATCATGGCGCCCGCTCGGAAGACATAGCCCGTTACTTGAGAATGGAGCCGTTCCAGGTGTCCGTATGCGGCTCCACCGTTCTGAATATGGCCTGGCACAAATCAAGAGAGACGCTTGCCTTCACGAAGTGGGAGCTGCAGAAGCTCGGAATGTTCATTCGCTCTTAA